The proteins below come from a single Micromonospora citrea genomic window:
- the yjfF gene encoding galactofuranose ABC transporter, permease protein YjfF: MSGSSLATARAWRPTLPRRHLPVLVTLALLLVMYGIGVSQYRAFSNVQVVLNVFIDNGFLLVVAVGMTFVILTGGIDLSVGSVVAMTAMVSAALLQDGLPAALVLVIALLIGPALGFLMGCAIHFFDIQPFIVTLAGMFFARGMCTFISDASIPITDGFWTAMSQKRIGDPAGNFVSISVLIAFAVVLAAAYLLAYTRFGRTVYAVGGNSHSALLMGLPVGRTRIAVYTVSGLCSAIGGILLSFYTLSGAPLIAVGMELDVIAAVVIGGAVLTGGSGYVFGTVLGVLVLGVIQTLITFDGSLNSWWTRIVIGGLLFAFILLQRLIGIRFK, translated from the coding sequence ATGAGCGGCAGCTCCCTGGCCACCGCCCGCGCCTGGCGACCCACGCTGCCCCGCCGGCACCTCCCGGTCCTGGTCACCCTCGCCCTGCTGCTGGTCATGTACGGCATCGGCGTGTCCCAGTACCGGGCGTTCTCCAACGTCCAGGTCGTTCTCAACGTCTTCATCGACAACGGATTCCTGCTCGTCGTCGCCGTCGGCATGACCTTCGTGATCCTCACCGGCGGCATCGACCTGTCCGTCGGCTCGGTGGTGGCCATGACCGCGATGGTGTCGGCCGCCCTGCTCCAGGACGGGTTGCCCGCGGCACTGGTGCTCGTCATCGCGCTGCTGATCGGCCCGGCGCTCGGGTTCCTGATGGGCTGCGCGATCCATTTCTTCGACATCCAGCCGTTCATCGTCACGCTCGCCGGAATGTTCTTCGCCCGGGGCATGTGCACGTTCATCAGTGACGCGTCCATCCCCATCACCGACGGCTTCTGGACAGCCATGTCGCAGAAGCGAATCGGCGACCCTGCCGGGAACTTCGTGTCGATCAGCGTGCTGATCGCGTTCGCGGTGGTGCTGGCCGCCGCGTACCTGCTGGCGTACACCCGCTTCGGCCGCACCGTGTACGCCGTCGGCGGCAACTCCCACTCCGCGCTGCTGATGGGCCTGCCGGTCGGGCGCACCCGGATCGCCGTCTACACGGTCAGCGGGCTGTGCTCGGCCATCGGCGGGATCCTGCTGTCGTTCTACACGCTCTCCGGCGCCCCGCTGATCGCCGTCGGCATGGAACTCGACGTGATCGCGGCCGTCGTCATCGGGGGCGCCGTCCTCACCGGCGGGTCCGGCTACGTCTTCGGCACCGTGCTCGGCGTCCTGGTGCTGGGTGTCATCCAGACCCTGATCACGTTCGACGGCAGCCTCAACTCCTGGTGGACCAGGATCGTGATCGGCGGGTTGCTCTTCGCCTTCATCCTTCTCCAGCGCCTCATCGGCATCCGCTTCAAGTGA
- a CDS encoding ABC transporter permease: MSTATHRLRRLTSHRLFWPALVLVLMIVANTIHRPGFLAVEVNDGRLYGTPIDILRLSAPLILVALGMTLVIATGGIDLSVGSVCAVSGAVVCLHIGRSPDQNSLSTVLTALALALGAALVLGMWNGVLVAVVGIQPIIATLILMVAGRGLAQLITEGQIITINSGPYRAIGLGHLLTLPLAIFIALAAALVVAALTRRTALGLIVESVGGNAEASRLAGIRSRRVIFLVYVVSAACAALAGFMITANVSSADGNAAGLWIELDAILAVAIGGTSLAGGRFFLGGTVLGALIIQTLTTTVYAMNISPQTSLLFKAVVVIAVCLIQSPGFRARFHHRRRRAAPGPAAPHRKKEQVPA, encoded by the coding sequence ATGAGCACCGCCACCCACCGCCTCCGCCGGCTGACCAGCCACCGGCTGTTCTGGCCCGCTCTCGTGCTCGTCCTCATGATCGTCGCCAACACGATCCACCGGCCCGGATTCCTCGCGGTCGAGGTCAACGACGGGCGCCTCTACGGCACACCGATCGACATCCTGCGGCTGAGCGCGCCGTTGATCCTCGTCGCCCTCGGCATGACCCTCGTCATCGCCACCGGCGGGATCGACCTGTCCGTCGGCTCGGTCTGCGCCGTCAGCGGCGCCGTCGTCTGTCTCCACATCGGCCGGTCACCCGACCAGAACAGCCTCTCCACCGTGCTCACCGCGCTCGCCCTGGCCCTCGGTGCCGCGCTCGTGCTCGGCATGTGGAACGGGGTGCTGGTCGCCGTCGTCGGCATCCAGCCCATCATCGCCACGCTGATCCTGATGGTGGCGGGCCGAGGGCTCGCCCAGCTGATCACCGAGGGACAGATCATAACGATCAACTCCGGCCCGTACCGGGCGATCGGGCTCGGGCACCTCCTGACGCTGCCGCTTGCGATCTTCATAGCGCTCGCTGCGGCCCTGGTCGTCGCCGCGCTCACCCGCCGCACCGCCCTCGGGCTGATCGTCGAGTCCGTCGGCGGCAACGCCGAGGCCAGCAGACTGGCCGGCATCCGCTCGCGCCGCGTCATCTTCCTGGTGTACGTGGTCAGCGCCGCCTGCGCCGCGCTCGCCGGTTTCATGATCACCGCGAACGTGTCCAGCGCCGACGGCAACGCCGCCGGGCTCTGGATCGAACTCGACGCGATCCTCGCGGTGGCCATCGGCGGCACGTCCCTCGCCGGCGGACGGTTCTTCCTCGGCGGCACGGTCCTCGGCGCGCTGATCATCCAGACCCTCACCACCACGGTGTACGCCATGAACATCTCGCCGCAGACGTCCCTGCTGTTCAAGGCGGTCGTCGTCATCGCCGTCTGCCTCATCCAGTCGCCCGGGTTCCGCGCCCGGTTCCACCACCGCCGCCGACGAGCCGCACCCGGTCCGGCGGCACCGCACCGGAAGAAGGAGCAGGTGCCGGCATGA
- a CDS encoding sugar ABC transporter ATP-binding protein, whose product MTGSRPVLTMTGISKAFPGVRALHDVDFRLFPGEVHALMGENGAGKSTLIKVLTGVHHIDEGTVTLAGDQTAFTSPMQAAAAGVSTVYQEVNLCTNLSVAENVFIGREPRRFGAVRWGEVRRRARELLARLDLDIDVSAPLGSYSLAVQQMIAIARSIDVRARVLILDEPTSSLDAGEVAQLFRIMRQLRDEGIAILFVTHFLDQAYGIADRITVLRNGTLVGEYRTEELPQLSLVEKMIGKELDVLARLDRQPRRPVAARSSGTPLVETSDLGRKGAVAPFSLRIHPGEVVGLAGLLGSGRTEVARLLFGADRADDGHVTIDGSRTPLRTPVQAIGRGIGFCSENRRAEGIVPELTVRENMILAMQAARGWARPVPRRRQDELVERYVNALGIRPAGPDVPVRNLSGGNQQKVLLARWLITEPRLLILDEPTRGIDIGAKAEIQKLVVELSDGGTAVLFISAELEEVLRLSHRVAVMRDRTMVAQLDNDDTLDAERVMRTIADGTGRR is encoded by the coding sequence ATGACGGGTAGCCGTCCGGTCCTGACCATGACGGGGATCAGCAAGGCCTTCCCCGGGGTCCGCGCGCTCCACGACGTCGACTTCCGGCTCTTCCCGGGTGAGGTCCACGCCCTGATGGGCGAGAACGGCGCCGGCAAGTCGACCCTCATCAAGGTGCTGACGGGCGTGCACCACATCGACGAGGGCACCGTCACCCTCGCCGGTGACCAGACCGCCTTCACCAGCCCGATGCAGGCCGCCGCCGCCGGCGTCAGCACCGTCTACCAGGAGGTCAACCTCTGCACCAACCTGTCGGTGGCGGAGAACGTCTTCATCGGCCGGGAGCCGCGGCGGTTCGGCGCCGTCCGCTGGGGTGAGGTGCGCCGGCGGGCGCGGGAACTCCTGGCCCGCCTCGACCTCGACATCGACGTCTCCGCGCCCCTGGGGTCGTATTCGCTCGCCGTGCAGCAGATGATCGCCATCGCCCGGTCGATCGACGTGCGGGCGCGGGTGCTCATCCTCGACGAACCCACGTCCAGTCTGGACGCCGGCGAGGTCGCGCAGCTGTTCCGGATCATGCGGCAACTGCGCGACGAAGGCATCGCGATCCTGTTCGTCACCCACTTCCTCGACCAGGCGTACGGGATCGCCGACCGGATCACCGTGCTCCGCAACGGCACGCTCGTGGGGGAGTACCGCACCGAGGAGCTGCCGCAACTGAGCCTCGTCGAGAAGATGATCGGCAAGGAACTCGACGTCCTGGCGCGCCTCGACCGACAGCCCAGGCGGCCGGTCGCCGCCCGGTCGTCGGGAACCCCGCTGGTGGAGACGTCGGATCTGGGCCGCAAGGGCGCCGTCGCTCCGTTCAGCCTGCGCATCCACCCCGGCGAGGTGGTCGGGCTGGCCGGCCTGCTCGGCTCGGGCCGTACCGAGGTGGCGCGGCTGCTGTTCGGCGCCGACCGCGCCGACGACGGCCACGTGACGATCGACGGCAGCCGCACGCCCCTGCGGACCCCGGTGCAGGCCATCGGCCGCGGCATCGGATTCTGCTCGGAGAACCGGCGGGCGGAGGGCATCGTGCCCGAGCTGACGGTCCGCGAGAACATGATCCTCGCGATGCAGGCCGCGCGGGGCTGGGCGCGGCCCGTCCCGCGCCGCCGTCAGGACGAGCTGGTCGAGAGGTACGTCAACGCCCTGGGCATCCGGCCGGCCGGTCCCGACGTGCCGGTGCGCAACCTCTCCGGCGGCAACCAGCAGAAGGTGCTGCTGGCCCGGTGGCTGATCACCGAACCGCGGCTGCTGATCCTCGACGAGCCCACCCGGGGCATCGACATCGGCGCCAAGGCCGAGATCCAGAAGCTCGTGGTGGAGCTCTCCGACGGGGGCACGGCCGTGCTGTTCATCTCCGCCGAGCTGGAGGAAGTGCTGCGGCTGAGCCATCGGGTCGCCGTCATGCGCGACCGGACGATGGTCGCCCAGCTCGACAACGACGACACCCTCGACGCCGAGCGCGTCATGCGGACCATCGCCGACGGAACCGGGAGGAGGTGA
- a CDS encoding ABC transporter substrate-binding protein has translation MRIRRTTRTLVAALATVLLASSVAACGNSDTGGDPGGDETMTLGFSQVGAESGWRTANTTSIKEAAAEAGIELKFDDAQQKQENQIKAIRNFIQQKVDVIAFSPVVESGWDTVLKEAKDAGIPVILTDRAVDSADKSLYKTFLGSDFVKEGRLAGEWLVQNTASATGPVNIVELQGTTGSAPANDRKKGFAEAIAANPNLKIVASQSGDFTRAGGKQVMEQFLKANPDIDVLFAHNDDMGLGALEAITAAGRTPGKDILIITIDAVRDGMQALADGRFNFIAECSPLLGPQLMELAKKVHAGEEVPARIETQETTFTQQQAKEALPNRRY, from the coding sequence ATGAGAATCAGGAGAACGACGCGCACCCTCGTCGCGGCCCTCGCCACCGTGCTGCTCGCGAGCAGCGTCGCGGCCTGCGGCAACAGCGACACCGGCGGCGACCCCGGCGGCGACGAGACGATGACGCTGGGCTTCTCCCAGGTCGGCGCGGAGAGCGGATGGCGGACGGCGAACACCACCTCGATCAAGGAGGCCGCGGCCGAGGCGGGGATCGAGCTGAAGTTCGACGACGCCCAGCAGAAGCAGGAGAACCAGATCAAGGCGATCCGGAACTTCATCCAGCAGAAGGTCGACGTGATCGCCTTCTCGCCGGTGGTGGAGTCCGGCTGGGACACCGTCCTCAAGGAGGCCAAGGACGCGGGGATCCCGGTGATCCTCACCGACCGCGCCGTGGACTCCGCCGACAAGTCGCTCTACAAGACGTTCCTCGGGTCGGACTTCGTCAAGGAGGGCCGCCTGGCCGGCGAGTGGCTGGTGCAGAACACCGCGTCGGCGACCGGGCCGGTGAACATCGTCGAACTGCAGGGCACGACCGGCTCCGCGCCCGCGAACGACCGCAAGAAGGGCTTCGCCGAGGCGATCGCGGCCAACCCCAACCTCAAGATCGTCGCCTCCCAGTCGGGTGACTTCACCCGGGCCGGCGGCAAACAGGTGATGGAACAGTTCCTCAAGGCCAACCCGGACATCGACGTGCTCTTCGCACACAACGACGACATGGGCCTGGGCGCGCTCGAAGCGATCACCGCAGCCGGCAGGACACCCGGCAAGGACATCCTCATCATCACCATCGACGCGGTGCGGGACGGCATGCAGGCCCTCGCGGACGGCAGGTTCAACTTCATCGCCGAGTGCAGCCCGCTGCTCGGGCCACAGCTCATGGAGCTGGCGAAGAAGGTCCACGCCGGTGAGGAGGTGCCGGCCCGCATCGAGACCCAGGAGACCACCTTCACGCAGCAGCAGGCCAAGGAGGCACTGCCCAACCGCAGGTACTGA
- a CDS encoding L-ribulose-5-phosphate 4-epimerase → MTSDVARQVAALRRTVARLHGELTRYDLVAWTAGNVSARVPGQNLMVIKPSGVDYDDLTADSMVVCDLNGNVVDGTGSPSSDTAAHAYVYRAMPEVGGVVHTHSGYATAWAARGEGIPCWLTAQADEFGGEIPVGPFALIGGDAIGKGIVSTLSGHRSPAVLMRNHGVFTIGADARAAVKAAVMCEDVARTAHLARSLGQPVPIAPNDIDSLHDRYQNVYGQRPG, encoded by the coding sequence ATGACCAGCGACGTGGCCCGACAGGTGGCCGCGCTGCGGCGCACCGTCGCGCGCCTGCACGGCGAGCTCACCCGGTACGACCTGGTGGCCTGGACCGCCGGCAACGTCTCCGCCCGGGTCCCCGGCCAGAACCTGATGGTCATCAAGCCCAGCGGCGTCGACTACGACGACCTGACGGCGGACAGCATGGTGGTCTGCGACCTCAACGGCAACGTCGTCGACGGGACCGGATCCCCGTCCAGCGACACCGCCGCCCACGCCTACGTCTACCGGGCGATGCCGGAGGTCGGCGGCGTCGTCCACACGCACAGCGGATACGCCACCGCCTGGGCGGCCCGGGGCGAGGGCATCCCGTGCTGGCTGACCGCCCAGGCCGACGAGTTCGGCGGGGAGATCCCGGTCGGACCGTTCGCGTTGATCGGCGGGGACGCCATCGGCAAGGGAATCGTCAGCACCCTGTCGGGGCACCGATCGCCCGCCGTGCTCATGCGCAACCACGGCGTCTTCACCATCGGCGCGGACGCCCGCGCCGCCGTCAAGGCGGCGGTGATGTGCGAGGACGTCGCCCGCACCGCGCACCTGGCCCGCAGCCTGGGCCAACCGGTCCCGATCGCACCGAACGACATCGACTCGCTCCACGACCGCTACCAGAACGTCTACGGGCAACGCCCGGGCTGA
- the araB gene encoding ribulokinase, with amino-acid sequence MSVVDGADERYVVGVDFGTLSGRALVVRVSDGAELGTAVHAYRHGVIESALPDDGPALPPDWALQDPEDYRAVLRHAVPAALAAAGVAPSQVVGIGTDFTACTVLPTLADGTPLCEIPELRHRPHAWVKLWKHHAAQPQADRINALAHERREPWIGRYGGRISAEWQFAKGLQILEEDPETYRRADRLIEAADWIVWQLCGTETRNVCTAGYKGIRQDGRYPSGEYLSALNPAFADFVTKLDGPLLPLGGRAGGLSARAAAWTGLPEGIAVAVGNVDAHVTAAAAQALDPGRLVAIMGTSTCHVLNGDHPAEVPGMCGVVDGGISPGAWGYEAGQSGVGDIFGWFVTHAAPVGVDSHERLTELAAAQPVGAHGLVALDWWNGNRSLLVNHDLSGLIVGMTLATRPQDVYRALLESTAFGTRMIIEAIVGAGVPVTDLVVAGGLTSNRLLMQIYADVTDRPLSVIGSTQAPALGSAIHAAVAAGAYPSIHEASAAMGRVHEAVHRPDPDNVRAYDAHYAEYRALHDHFGRGGDDVMLRLRAIRNAALDAAAARADTLLEVAG; translated from the coding sequence ATGAGCGTTGTGGACGGTGCCGACGAGCGGTACGTGGTCGGAGTCGACTTCGGCACCCTCTCCGGTCGGGCCCTGGTGGTCCGGGTCAGCGACGGCGCGGAACTCGGGACCGCCGTGCACGCGTACCGCCACGGAGTCATCGAGTCCGCGCTGCCCGACGACGGGCCGGCGCTGCCCCCCGACTGGGCGCTGCAGGACCCGGAGGACTACCGGGCCGTCCTGCGCCATGCCGTACCGGCCGCGCTGGCCGCCGCCGGCGTCGCACCGTCCCAGGTCGTCGGCATCGGCACCGACTTCACCGCCTGCACCGTCCTGCCGACCCTCGCCGACGGCACCCCGTTGTGCGAGATCCCGGAACTGCGCCACCGGCCGCACGCCTGGGTCAAGCTGTGGAAGCACCACGCCGCCCAGCCGCAGGCCGACCGGATCAACGCGCTGGCCCACGAGCGGCGCGAGCCGTGGATCGGCCGGTACGGCGGCAGGATCTCCGCCGAGTGGCAGTTCGCCAAGGGCCTGCAGATCCTCGAGGAGGACCCGGAAACCTACCGGCGCGCCGATCGCCTCATCGAGGCGGCCGACTGGATCGTGTGGCAGCTCTGCGGCACCGAGACCCGCAACGTCTGCACCGCCGGCTACAAGGGCATCCGGCAGGACGGCCGGTACCCGTCGGGGGAGTACCTGAGCGCGCTCAACCCGGCCTTCGCAGACTTCGTGACCAAGCTGGACGGCCCGCTGCTGCCCCTGGGCGGCCGCGCCGGCGGCCTCAGCGCCCGGGCCGCCGCCTGGACCGGGCTGCCGGAGGGCATCGCCGTCGCGGTCGGCAACGTCGACGCGCACGTGACGGCCGCCGCCGCCCAGGCCCTGGACCCCGGCCGACTGGTCGCGATCATGGGCACCTCCACGTGCCACGTCCTCAACGGCGACCATCCCGCCGAGGTGCCCGGCATGTGCGGTGTCGTCGACGGCGGCATCAGCCCCGGCGCCTGGGGCTACGAGGCCGGCCAGAGCGGTGTCGGCGACATCTTCGGCTGGTTCGTCACCCACGCGGCGCCCGTCGGCGTGGACTCGCACGAACGGCTGACCGAGTTGGCCGCCGCCCAGCCCGTCGGCGCGCACGGCCTGGTGGCGTTGGACTGGTGGAACGGCAACCGCTCCCTGCTGGTCAACCACGACCTCAGCGGCCTGATCGTGGGAATGACGCTGGCCACCCGACCGCAGGACGTCTACCGGGCGCTGCTCGAGTCCACCGCGTTCGGCACCCGGATGATCATCGAGGCGATCGTCGGCGCCGGGGTGCCGGTCACCGACCTGGTGGTGGCCGGCGGTCTCACCTCGAACCGGCTGCTGATGCAGATCTACGCCGACGTCACCGACCGCCCGCTGAGCGTCATCGGCTCCACCCAGGCACCCGCGCTCGGGTCGGCCATCCACGCGGCGGTCGCCGCCGGGGCCTACCCGTCGATACACGAGGCGTCGGCGGCGATGGGCCGGGTGCACGAGGCGGTCCACCGGCCGGATCCGGACAACGTGCGCGCCTACGACGCCCACTACGCCGAGTACCGCGCGCTGCACGACCACTTCGGTCGCGGCGGCGACGACGTCATGCTCCGCCTGCGGGCAATCCGTAACGCCGCGCTCGACGCGGCCGCGGCGCGGGCCGACACGCTTCTGGAGGTGGCCGGATGA
- a CDS encoding endo-1,4-beta-xylanase, with amino-acid sequence MTPPARPPRHRRSRPRRALLALLSAATLSATLFAQAGPATAGTTLGASAAEKGRYFGAAVAAHRLSDSQYVTILDREFNSVVAENEMKWDATEPQQGVFTFGNGDRIVNHARSRGMSVRGHTLLWHAQQPGWAQNLSGGALRNAAINHVTRVASYYRGRIHSWDVVNEAFADGGNGARRDSNLQRTGNDWIDAAFRAARAADPGARLCYNDYNTDGINAKSTAVYNMVRDFKARGVPIDCVGFQSHLGTTLPGDYQANLQRFADLGVEVQITELDVAQGANQANIYAAVTRACLAVARCTGITVWGIRDSDSWRDDNPLLFDANGTRKPAYTATLDALNAGGPGDPGPIDPNAWYVLVNRNSGKALDLYASATTDGARITQWTRHDGANQQWQFVDSGGGYHRLRSRHSGKVLDVYNWSTADGGAIVQWSDHNGTNQQFRIADSGGYVRLVSRHSGKAVEVQGAATTDGANIVQYADWNGANQQWQLVRTG; translated from the coding sequence GTGACACCACCAGCCCGACCGCCCCGGCACCGGCGGTCTCGACCGAGGCGCGCGCTCCTCGCGCTGCTCTCCGCCGCGACCCTGTCCGCCACCCTGTTCGCCCAGGCCGGCCCCGCCACCGCCGGCACGACACTCGGGGCTTCGGCCGCCGAGAAGGGCCGCTACTTCGGCGCCGCGGTCGCTGCGCACCGCCTCTCCGACAGCCAGTACGTCACCATCCTCGACCGCGAGTTCAACTCGGTCGTCGCCGAGAACGAGATGAAGTGGGACGCCACCGAGCCCCAACAGGGCGTCTTCACCTTCGGCAACGGCGACCGGATCGTCAACCACGCCCGGTCCCGCGGCATGTCGGTGCGCGGGCACACCCTGCTGTGGCACGCCCAGCAGCCGGGATGGGCCCAGAACCTCTCCGGCGGCGCGCTCCGCAACGCCGCGATCAACCACGTCACCCGGGTGGCGAGCTACTACCGGGGCAGGATCCACTCTTGGGACGTGGTGAACGAGGCCTTCGCCGACGGGGGCAACGGCGCCCGGCGCGACTCCAACCTCCAGCGCACCGGCAACGACTGGATCGACGCCGCCTTCCGCGCAGCCCGCGCCGCCGACCCCGGCGCCAGGCTCTGCTACAACGACTACAACACCGACGGCATCAACGCGAAGTCGACCGCCGTCTACAACATGGTCCGCGACTTCAAGGCCCGTGGCGTACCCATCGACTGCGTCGGGTTCCAGTCGCATCTTGGCACCACCCTGCCCGGCGACTACCAGGCCAACCTGCAGCGCTTCGCCGACCTCGGCGTCGAAGTCCAGATCACCGAACTCGACGTCGCGCAGGGCGCCAACCAGGCCAACATCTACGCCGCCGTCACCCGGGCCTGCCTGGCCGTCGCCCGCTGCACCGGAATCACCGTCTGGGGAATCCGGGACAGCGACTCCTGGCGGGACGACAATCCGCTGCTCTTTGACGCCAACGGCACCAGGAAACCCGCGTACACCGCCACCCTGGACGCCCTCAATGCCGGCGGCCCCGGCGACCCCGGGCCGATCGACCCCAACGCCTGGTACGTGCTGGTGAACCGGAACAGTGGAAAGGCGCTGGACCTGTACGCGTCGGCCACCACCGACGGCGCACGGATCACCCAGTGGACCCGGCACGACGGGGCGAACCAACAGTGGCAGTTCGTCGACTCCGGCGGCGGCTACCACCGGCTGAGGTCCCGGCACTCGGGCAAGGTCCTCGACGTGTACAACTGGTCGACCGCCGACGGTGGCGCCATCGTCCAGTGGAGCGACCACAACGGGACCAATCAGCAGTTCCGCATCGCCGACTCCGGCGGCTACGTCCGCCTGGTCAGCCGGCACAGCGGCAAGGCCGTGGAGGTGCAGGGCGCCGCCACGACCGACGGCGCCAACATCGTGCAGTACGCCGACTGGAACGGTGCCAACCAGCAGTGGCAACTCGTCCGCACCGGCTGA
- a CDS encoding IS256 family transposase, which translates to MTATLNDVTGRKKRPEPSAEEQAAAELVRAAKEQGLSLTGPDGLLKQLTKTVLETALNEEMTEHLGYAKHDAAGAGSGNIRNGSRPKTVLTDTSGPVQINVPRDRAGTFDPQIVRKRQRRLSGVDEVVLSLYAKGLTTGEISAHFAEIYGASVSKETISRITDKVIEEMTDWSHRPLDAIYAAVFIDAIVVKVRDGQVANRPFYAAIGVSLDGEKDILGLWAGTGGEGAKFWMSVLTDLRNRGVKDVFFLVCDGLKGLPEVVTNVWPQTVVQTCVIHLIRNTFRLTSRKYWDELKRDIKPIYTAVNATAARAAFDDLADKWGGRYPAVIRLWDNAWTEFIPFLDYDVEIRTVICSTNAIESLNARYRRAIKARGHFPNEQAALKCLYLVTRSLDPTGAGRARWTMRWKPALNAFAITFSDRFPAAETY; encoded by the coding sequence ATGACCGCGACACTGAACGACGTGACCGGACGGAAGAAGCGGCCTGAGCCGTCTGCGGAGGAGCAGGCCGCTGCCGAGCTCGTTCGGGCGGCCAAGGAACAGGGCCTGTCGTTGACCGGGCCGGACGGTCTGTTGAAGCAGTTGACCAAGACGGTCCTGGAGACCGCGTTGAACGAGGAGATGACCGAGCATCTCGGCTACGCCAAGCACGATGCGGCCGGTGCGGGGTCGGGCAACATCCGTAACGGCAGCCGGCCGAAGACGGTGCTGACCGACACCAGCGGGCCGGTGCAGATCAACGTGCCACGGGACCGGGCCGGCACGTTCGATCCTCAGATCGTCCGCAAGCGGCAGCGGCGCCTGTCGGGGGTCGACGAGGTGGTGTTGTCGTTGTATGCCAAGGGATTGACGACCGGGGAGATCTCGGCGCACTTCGCTGAGATCTATGGAGCGTCGGTGTCGAAGGAGACGATCTCCCGGATCACCGACAAGGTCATCGAGGAGATGACCGACTGGTCCCACCGGCCCTTGGACGCCATTTACGCGGCGGTGTTCATCGACGCCATCGTGGTCAAGGTTAGGGACGGGCAGGTGGCGAACCGGCCGTTCTACGCCGCGATCGGCGTCTCTCTCGACGGCGAGAAGGACATCCTCGGGCTGTGGGCCGGCACAGGTGGTGAGGGCGCGAAGTTCTGGATGAGTGTACTGACCGACCTGCGCAACCGCGGCGTCAAGGACGTGTTCTTCCTCGTCTGCGACGGGCTGAAAGGGCTGCCCGAGGTGGTCACGAACGTGTGGCCGCAGACGGTGGTGCAGACGTGCGTGATTCATCTGATCCGCAACACGTTCCGGTTGACCTCCCGCAAGTACTGGGACGAGTTGAAGCGTGACATCAAGCCGATCTACACCGCGGTCAACGCCACCGCCGCCAGGGCGGCGTTCGACGACCTGGCCGACAAGTGGGGCGGCCGGTATCCGGCGGTGATCCGGTTGTGGGACAACGCCTGGACGGAGTTCATTCCGTTCCTCGACTACGACGTCGAGATCCGCACGGTGATCTGCTCGACCAACGCGATCGAGTCCCTCAACGCCCGCTACCGGCGAGCGATCAAGGCCCGCGGCCACTTCCCGAACGAGCAGGCCGCGTTGAAGTGTCTGTACCTGGTGACCCGGTCCCTGGACCCCACCGGAGCAGGCAGAGCCCGATGGACGATGCGCTGGAAACCCGCGTTGAACGCCTTCGCCATCACCTTCAGCGACCGCTTCCCAGCCGCTGAAACCTACTAA